From Pseudochaenichthys georgianus chromosome 11, fPseGeo1.2, whole genome shotgun sequence, a single genomic window includes:
- the LOC117455254 gene encoding ras/Rap GTPase-activating protein SynGAP-like isoform X2, translating into MDTSSKSWLPHQSQFGLVGQAEVGCGGPGVLTPNQSRRASFASVRQSSMETPPNATPQPFRQPSFLNRRLKGSIKRAKSQPKLDRTSSFRQMILPRFRSADQERTRLMQSFKESHSHESLLSPSSAAEALDLVLDEDAIIKPVHSSILGQEYCFEVTTNSGTKCFACRSASERDKWIENLQRAVKPNKDNSRRVDNVLKLWIIEARDLPAKKRYYCELCLDDMLYARTTSKPRTDTVFWGEHFEFNNLPTIRSLRFHLYKETDKKRRKEKSTYLGLVSIPISSITGRQFVEQWYPVIQSSVLAKSGGVGSTKVINASIRVKSRYQTMNILPMELYKEFAEYITNNYRTLCAVLEPLLSVKSKEEVAFALVHILQSTGKTKEFLSDMAMCEVDRFMDREHLIFRENTLATKAVEEYLKLIGHRYLKDAIGDFIRALYESEENCEVDPMRVPPSVLADHQANLRMCSELLLCKIINSLCIFPRELKEVFASWRARCAERGREDLADSLISSSLFLRFMCPAIMSPSLFNLMQEYPAERTSRTLTLIAKVMQNLASFSKFGPKEEYMYFMNEFLEMEWGSMQQFLYEISNMEAGGNAGGFEGYIDLGRELSMLHSLLWEVMGQLSKDAILKLGPLPRLLNDISVALRNPQLHMPANQQPDRPKDRLFSRPSFNRLMSSDFQSLMMRDLNSSIDISRLPSPTTGVSAVESLSSNLNMRRHAERDLRSSREVFYVTRPPLARSSPAYCTSSSDITEPDPKIHSVNKSVSMMDLQDSRMNSISNLNSVGDMLTSSQASIAGLGHSFGNLCGPLRMGGHLPAGSAGSALRLSQMGHIGGPTESISQQQQQAAAAMHFPLSFQNPLFHLAAQNPPAQPQPHPPPLLLAPEPENGHHDYAPAFGNSAFSRSEDLSALRSQSSLVQPSIVHSHSYSDDFTRQNQSNDYAWHQLSLQVQESLQQQHMMGAASQTPTGTGTPASLATPPTTVHPVRQSSMAPPQHLKSQRSINIPVTATPPKVRPQSRNLLLDSSEGNFTGSGPKLRHPRQQHQQQNEHQQQLHQQQQLQQQQLQQQLQQQLQQQQLQQQQLQQQQLQQQQLQQQQLKQQQQQQQQQQQQQQQQHEQQQQQQQQQQHEQQQQESQQSLTDSPAPGLPYQNSSAKENQGPQAAAEESTDTPTKNTKKSQQTQLQAPQPHLLKPGNKQGSQSTLTTTGLNERTVAWVSNMPHLSADIESLRPDREGQLKEYSKSMDESRLERAKEYEEEIFTLKERLKMSHRKLEEYEQRLMSQEQQTSKILMQYQNRLDNSERRLKQQQVEKDSQIKGIINRLMAVEDELRVGAIPDIKPRILTDQGYGHPGS; encoded by the exons ACCAATCTCGCAGGGCAAGTTTTGCCTCTGTAAGACAGTCGAGCATGGAGACGCCTCCCAATGCCACCCCGCAGCCCTTCAGACAGCCg AGTTTTCTGAATCGGAGGCTGAAGGGCTCCATCAAGAGGGCCAAAAGTCAACCCAAACTGGACCGGACCAGCAGCTTCAGACAAATGATTTTGCCCCGGTTTCGAAGTGCGGACCAAGAGAG GACACGCTTGATGCAGAGCTTCAAAGAATCCCACTCCCATGAATCCCTACtttctcctagcagtgctgCGGAGGCTTTGGACCTCGTTTTGGACGAAGATGCCATAATCAAACCTGTCCACTCGAGCATTTTAGGACAAGAGTACTGCTTTGAG GTAACCACCAATTCAGGGACAAAATGTTTCGCCTGCCGTTCAGCTTCAGAGAGAGACAAGTGGATTGAAAATCTGCAGCGAGCTGTCAAACCAAACAAG GACAACAGCAGACGGGTGGATAATGTGCTCAAGTTGTGGATCATTGAAGCTCGAGACCTCCCGGCTAAGAAGCGCTACTATTGTGAGCTGTGTCTGGATGACATGCTATACGCACGCACCACCAGCAAACCCCGGACTGACACCGTCTTCTGGGGCGAGCATTTTGAGTTCAACAATTTGCCTACCATTCGTAGCCTTCGTTTTCACCTCTACAAGGAAACTGACAAAAAGAGACGCAAG GAGAAAAGCACATATCTCGGCCTTGTCAGCATCCCCATCTCCAGCATCACGGGCCGGCAGTTTGTGGAGCAGTGGTACCCGGTCATACAGTCCAGTGTCTTGGCCAAAAGCGGCGGTGTCGGGAGTACCAAAGTGATCAACGCCTCAATACGTGTCAAATCTCGCTACCAGACAATGAACATCCTCCCGATGGAGCTGTACAAGGAGTTTGCCGAGTACATCACCAACAACTACCGAACACTGTGTGCCGTCCTGGAGCCACTGCTGAGCGTGAAGAGCAAAGAGGAGGTGGCCTTCGCTCTGGTGCACATCCTGCAAAGCACAGGAAAGACAAAG GAATTCCTGTCTGACATGGCCATGTGTGAGGTGGATCGATTCATGGACAGAGAGCACTTAATTTTTCGAGAGAACACGCTAGCTACGAAGGCTGTGGAAGAGTACCTCAAACTGATAGGTCACAGATACCTCAAAGATGCTATAG GTGACTTTATTCGAGCCTTATACGAGTCTGAGGAGAACTGTGAGGTGGATCCCATGCGCGTCCCGCCCTCAGTCCTCGCTGACCATCAAGCCAACCTTCGAATGTGCAGTGAGCTTCTACTCTGCAAGATCATCAACTCGCTTTg CATATTTCCCCGAGAGCTGAAGGAAGTTTTTGCCTCGTGGAGAGCCAGATGTGCCGAGCGTGGCAGAGAGGATCTGGCAGACAGCCTCATCAGCTCCTCCCTGTTTCTTCGCTTCATGTGCCCAGCCATCATGTCCCCCTCCCTATTCAACCTGATGCAGGAGTACCCCGCTGAGCGCACGTCCCGCACACTCACGCTCATAGCCAAGGTGATGCAGAACCTGGCCAGCTTCAGCAA ATTTGGACCCAAGGAGGAATACATGTATTTCATGAATGAGTTCCTGGAGATGGAGTGGGGCTCCATGCAGCAGTTTCTCTACGAGATTTCAAACATGGAGGCTGGAGGGAACGCTGGAGGGTTTGAGGGCTACATTGACCTCGGCAGAGAATTGTCCATGCTCCACAGCTTACTGTGGGAAGTCATGGGCCAGCTTAGCAAG GATGCTATTCTGAAACTCGGACCCCTGCCGCGGCTGCTGAATGACATCAGCGTCGCCCTGAGGAACCCGCAACTCCACATGCCTGCAAACCAGCAGCCGGACCGACCGAAGGACAGACTCTTCTCGCGGCCATCGTTCAACCGTCTCATGTCCTCTGACTTCCAAAGCCTTATGATGCGTGACTTAAACAG ttcaATAGACATTTCCCGCCTGCCCTCCCCTACGACGGGAGTCTCAGCTGTGGAGTCCCTATCATCTAATCTGAACATGAGACGCCATGCAGAGCGAGACCTCCGCTCGTCGAGGGAAGTGTTCTACGTGACCCGCCCGCCGCTGGCCCGATCCAGCCCCGCCTACTGCACCAGCAGCTCGGATATCACTGAACCGGACCCAAAG ATCCACAGTGTAAATAAAAGCGTGTCCATGATGGACCTCCAGGACTCCCGTATGAACAGCATTTCCAACCTCAACTCTGTGGGAGACATGCTCACCTCCTCTCAAGCCTCCATTGCCGGCCTGGGCCACAGCTTCGGGAACCTCTGCGGTCCCCTCCGGATGGGGGGGCACCTGCCGGCGGGCTCTGCGGGCTCCGCTCTGAGGCTGAGCCAGATGGGCCACATAGGGGGGCCCACCGAGTCCATCtcccaacagcagcagcaggcagcaGCGGCCATGCACTTCCCCCTGTCTTTCCAGAACCCGCTATTCCATCTGGCCGCCCAGAACCCCCCGGCTCAGCCTCAGCctcacccccctcccctcctcctcgCCCCAGAGCCCGAGAACGGTCACCACGACTATGCACCGGCTTTTGGCAACAGTGCTTTCTCCCGCAGCGAGGACTTGTCCGCCCTGCGGTCACAGAGCAGTCTGGTGCAGCCCAGCATCGTCCACTCACACAGCTACAGCGATGATTTCACCCGGCAGAATCAGAGCAACGACTACGCCTGGCACCAGCTGTCACTGCAGGTGCAG GAGTCTCTCcagcagcagcatatgatgGGTGCCGCATCTCAGACCCCCACAGGGACGGGCACCCCCGCCTCCCTGGCCACACCACCCACCACAGTTCACCCTGTCCGCCAGTCATCCATGGCTCCGCCACAACACCTCAAGTCACAGCGGTCAATCAACATTCCAGTCACCGCCACACCTCCAAAAGTTCGCCCGCAGAGCAGGAACCTCCTCCTCGACTCTTCGGAGGGCAACTTCACCGGCAGTGGGCCAAAATTGCGCCATCCACGGCAGCAACATCAGCAGCAAAATGAGCATCAACAGCAGCTACATCAACAGCAGCAACTTCAACAGCAGCAACTTCAGCAGCAACTTCAACAGCAACTTCAACAGCAACAACTACAACAGCAGCAACTACAACAGCAGCAACTACAACAGCAGCAACTACAACAGCAGCAacttaaacaacaacaacaacaacaacaacagcaacagcagcagcagcagcagcaacatgaacagcagcagcagcagcagcagcagcagcaacatgaacagCAGCAACAGGAATCGCAGCAGTCGTTGACTGACAGTCCTGCTCCCGGACTCCCTTACCAGAATAGCTCTGCCAAAGAGAACCAGGGCCCGCAGGCAGCGGCAGAGGAGTCAACAGACACTCCCACAAAAAACACCAAGAAGTCTCAACAGACACAATTGCAGGCGCCACAGCCGCATCTGCTCAAACCAGGCAATAAACAG GGTTCTCAGTCGACTTTGACCACCACGGGCCTCAATGAACGGACAGTGGCCTGGGTGTCCAACATGCCCCATCTCTCTGCTGACATTGAGAGCCTGCGGCCGGACCGTGAGGGTCAGCTGAAAGAGTACTCCAAGAGCATGGACGAGTCCCGACTAGAGAGG GCAAAAGAGTATGAAGAAGAGATTTTTACCCTGAAAGAGCGTCTCAAGATGTCTCATCGCAAGCTTGAAGAATATGAGCAGAGACTCATGTCGCAGGAACAGCAGACAAGCAAAATCCTAATGCAGTACCAGAACCGCCTGGACAACAGTGAGCGGCGTCTAAAACAGCAGCAAGTGGAGAAGGACTCTCAAATCAAAGGCATCATCAACAG ACTCATGGCTGTGGAAGATGAGCTGAGAGTGGGTGCCATTCCTGATATTAAGCCTCGAATCCTCACTGACCAG GGTTATGGCCATCCAGGATCCTGA
- the LOC117455254 gene encoding ras/Rap GTPase-activating protein SynGAP-like isoform X3, with translation MDTSSKSWLPHQSQFGLVGQAEVGCGGPGVLTPNQSRRASFASVRQSSMETPPNATPQPFRQPSFLNRRLKGSIKRAKSQPKLDRTSSFRQMILPRFRSADQERTRLMQSFKESHSHESLLSPSSAAEALDLVLDEDAIIKPVHSSILGQEYCFEVTTNSGTKCFACRSASERDKWIENLQRAVKPNKDSLFQFQDNSRRVDNVLKLWIIEARDLPAKKRYYCELCLDDMLYARTTSKPRTDTVFWGEHFEFNNLPTIRSLRFHLYKETDKKRRKEKSTYLGLVSIPISSITGRQFVEQWYPVIQSSVLAKSGGVGSTKVINASIRVKSRYQTMNILPMELYKEFAEYITNNYRTLCAVLEPLLSVKSKEEVAFALVHILQSTGKTKEFLSDMAMCEVDRFMDREHLIFRENTLATKAVEEYLKLIGHRYLKDAIGDFIRALYESEENCEVDPMRVPPSVLADHQANLRMCSELLLCKIINSLCIFPRELKEVFASWRARCAERGREDLADSLISSSLFLRFMCPAIMSPSLFNLMQEYPAERTSRTLTLIAKVMQNLASFSKFGPKEEYMYFMNEFLEMEWGSMQQFLYEISNMEAGGNAGGFEGYIDLGRELSMLHSLLWEVMGQLSKDAILKLGPLPRLLNDISVALRNPQLHMPANQQPDRPKDRLFSRPSFNRLMSSDFQSLMMRDLNSSIDISRLPSPTTGVSAVESLSSNLNMRRHAERDLRSSREVFYVTRPPLARSSPAYCTSSSDITEPDPKIHSVNKSVSMMDLQDSRMNSISNLNSVGDMLTSSQASIAGLGHSFGNLCGPLRMGGHLPAGSAGSALRLSQMGHIGGPTESISQQQQQAAAAMHFPLSFQNPLFHLAAQNPPAQPQPHPPPLLLAPEPENGHHDYAPAFGNSAFSRSEDLSALRSQSSLVQPSIVHSHSYSDDFTRQNQSNDYAWHQLSLQVQESLQQQHMMGAASQTPTGTGTPASLATPPTTVHPVRQSSMAPPQHLKSQRSINIPVTATPPKVRPQSRNLLLDSSEGNFTGSGPKLRHPRQQHQQQNEHQQQLHQQQQLQQQQLQQQLQQQLQQQQLQQQQLQQQQLQQQQLQQQQLKQQQQQQQQQQQQQQQQHEQQQQQQQQQQHEQQQQESQQSLTDSPAPGLPYQNSSAKENQGPQAAAEESTDTPTKNTKKSQQTQLQAPQPHLLKPGNKQGSQSTLTTTGLNERTVAWVSNMPHLSADIESLRPDREGQLKEYSKSMDESRLERAKEYEEEIFTLKERLKMSHRKLEEYEQRLMSQEQQTSKILMQYQNRLDNSERRLKQQQVEKDSQIKGIINRVMAIQDPDCQYQSDQSS, from the exons ACCAATCTCGCAGGGCAAGTTTTGCCTCTGTAAGACAGTCGAGCATGGAGACGCCTCCCAATGCCACCCCGCAGCCCTTCAGACAGCCg AGTTTTCTGAATCGGAGGCTGAAGGGCTCCATCAAGAGGGCCAAAAGTCAACCCAAACTGGACCGGACCAGCAGCTTCAGACAAATGATTTTGCCCCGGTTTCGAAGTGCGGACCAAGAGAG GACACGCTTGATGCAGAGCTTCAAAGAATCCCACTCCCATGAATCCCTACtttctcctagcagtgctgCGGAGGCTTTGGACCTCGTTTTGGACGAAGATGCCATAATCAAACCTGTCCACTCGAGCATTTTAGGACAAGAGTACTGCTTTGAG GTAACCACCAATTCAGGGACAAAATGTTTCGCCTGCCGTTCAGCTTCAGAGAGAGACAAGTGGATTGAAAATCTGCAGCGAGCTGTCAAACCAAACAAG GACTCCTTGTTTCAATTCCAGGACAACAGCAGACGGGTGGATAATGTGCTCAAGTTGTGGATCATTGAAGCTCGAGACCTCCCGGCTAAGAAGCGCTACTATTGTGAGCTGTGTCTGGATGACATGCTATACGCACGCACCACCAGCAAACCCCGGACTGACACCGTCTTCTGGGGCGAGCATTTTGAGTTCAACAATTTGCCTACCATTCGTAGCCTTCGTTTTCACCTCTACAAGGAAACTGACAAAAAGAGACGCAAG GAGAAAAGCACATATCTCGGCCTTGTCAGCATCCCCATCTCCAGCATCACGGGCCGGCAGTTTGTGGAGCAGTGGTACCCGGTCATACAGTCCAGTGTCTTGGCCAAAAGCGGCGGTGTCGGGAGTACCAAAGTGATCAACGCCTCAATACGTGTCAAATCTCGCTACCAGACAATGAACATCCTCCCGATGGAGCTGTACAAGGAGTTTGCCGAGTACATCACCAACAACTACCGAACACTGTGTGCCGTCCTGGAGCCACTGCTGAGCGTGAAGAGCAAAGAGGAGGTGGCCTTCGCTCTGGTGCACATCCTGCAAAGCACAGGAAAGACAAAG GAATTCCTGTCTGACATGGCCATGTGTGAGGTGGATCGATTCATGGACAGAGAGCACTTAATTTTTCGAGAGAACACGCTAGCTACGAAGGCTGTGGAAGAGTACCTCAAACTGATAGGTCACAGATACCTCAAAGATGCTATAG GTGACTTTATTCGAGCCTTATACGAGTCTGAGGAGAACTGTGAGGTGGATCCCATGCGCGTCCCGCCCTCAGTCCTCGCTGACCATCAAGCCAACCTTCGAATGTGCAGTGAGCTTCTACTCTGCAAGATCATCAACTCGCTTTg CATATTTCCCCGAGAGCTGAAGGAAGTTTTTGCCTCGTGGAGAGCCAGATGTGCCGAGCGTGGCAGAGAGGATCTGGCAGACAGCCTCATCAGCTCCTCCCTGTTTCTTCGCTTCATGTGCCCAGCCATCATGTCCCCCTCCCTATTCAACCTGATGCAGGAGTACCCCGCTGAGCGCACGTCCCGCACACTCACGCTCATAGCCAAGGTGATGCAGAACCTGGCCAGCTTCAGCAA ATTTGGACCCAAGGAGGAATACATGTATTTCATGAATGAGTTCCTGGAGATGGAGTGGGGCTCCATGCAGCAGTTTCTCTACGAGATTTCAAACATGGAGGCTGGAGGGAACGCTGGAGGGTTTGAGGGCTACATTGACCTCGGCAGAGAATTGTCCATGCTCCACAGCTTACTGTGGGAAGTCATGGGCCAGCTTAGCAAG GATGCTATTCTGAAACTCGGACCCCTGCCGCGGCTGCTGAATGACATCAGCGTCGCCCTGAGGAACCCGCAACTCCACATGCCTGCAAACCAGCAGCCGGACCGACCGAAGGACAGACTCTTCTCGCGGCCATCGTTCAACCGTCTCATGTCCTCTGACTTCCAAAGCCTTATGATGCGTGACTTAAACAG ttcaATAGACATTTCCCGCCTGCCCTCCCCTACGACGGGAGTCTCAGCTGTGGAGTCCCTATCATCTAATCTGAACATGAGACGCCATGCAGAGCGAGACCTCCGCTCGTCGAGGGAAGTGTTCTACGTGACCCGCCCGCCGCTGGCCCGATCCAGCCCCGCCTACTGCACCAGCAGCTCGGATATCACTGAACCGGACCCAAAG ATCCACAGTGTAAATAAAAGCGTGTCCATGATGGACCTCCAGGACTCCCGTATGAACAGCATTTCCAACCTCAACTCTGTGGGAGACATGCTCACCTCCTCTCAAGCCTCCATTGCCGGCCTGGGCCACAGCTTCGGGAACCTCTGCGGTCCCCTCCGGATGGGGGGGCACCTGCCGGCGGGCTCTGCGGGCTCCGCTCTGAGGCTGAGCCAGATGGGCCACATAGGGGGGCCCACCGAGTCCATCtcccaacagcagcagcaggcagcaGCGGCCATGCACTTCCCCCTGTCTTTCCAGAACCCGCTATTCCATCTGGCCGCCCAGAACCCCCCGGCTCAGCCTCAGCctcacccccctcccctcctcctcgCCCCAGAGCCCGAGAACGGTCACCACGACTATGCACCGGCTTTTGGCAACAGTGCTTTCTCCCGCAGCGAGGACTTGTCCGCCCTGCGGTCACAGAGCAGTCTGGTGCAGCCCAGCATCGTCCACTCACACAGCTACAGCGATGATTTCACCCGGCAGAATCAGAGCAACGACTACGCCTGGCACCAGCTGTCACTGCAGGTGCAG GAGTCTCTCcagcagcagcatatgatgGGTGCCGCATCTCAGACCCCCACAGGGACGGGCACCCCCGCCTCCCTGGCCACACCACCCACCACAGTTCACCCTGTCCGCCAGTCATCCATGGCTCCGCCACAACACCTCAAGTCACAGCGGTCAATCAACATTCCAGTCACCGCCACACCTCCAAAAGTTCGCCCGCAGAGCAGGAACCTCCTCCTCGACTCTTCGGAGGGCAACTTCACCGGCAGTGGGCCAAAATTGCGCCATCCACGGCAGCAACATCAGCAGCAAAATGAGCATCAACAGCAGCTACATCAACAGCAGCAACTTCAACAGCAGCAACTTCAGCAGCAACTTCAACAGCAACTTCAACAGCAACAACTACAACAGCAGCAACTACAACAGCAGCAACTACAACAGCAGCAACTACAACAGCAGCAacttaaacaacaacaacaacaacaacaacagcaacagcagcagcagcagcagcaacatgaacagcagcagcagcagcagcagcagcagcaacatgaacagCAGCAACAGGAATCGCAGCAGTCGTTGACTGACAGTCCTGCTCCCGGACTCCCTTACCAGAATAGCTCTGCCAAAGAGAACCAGGGCCCGCAGGCAGCGGCAGAGGAGTCAACAGACACTCCCACAAAAAACACCAAGAAGTCTCAACAGACACAATTGCAGGCGCCACAGCCGCATCTGCTCAAACCAGGCAATAAACAG GGTTCTCAGTCGACTTTGACCACCACGGGCCTCAATGAACGGACAGTGGCCTGGGTGTCCAACATGCCCCATCTCTCTGCTGACATTGAGAGCCTGCGGCCGGACCGTGAGGGTCAGCTGAAAGAGTACTCCAAGAGCATGGACGAGTCCCGACTAGAGAGG GCAAAAGAGTATGAAGAAGAGATTTTTACCCTGAAAGAGCGTCTCAAGATGTCTCATCGCAAGCTTGAAGAATATGAGCAGAGACTCATGTCGCAGGAACAGCAGACAAGCAAAATCCTAATGCAGTACCAGAACCGCCTGGACAACAGTGAGCGGCGTCTAAAACAGCAGCAAGTGGAGAAGGACTCTCAAATCAAAGGCATCATCAACAG GGTTATGGCCATCCAGGATCCTGACTGTCAATACCAAAGTGACCAGAGCTCATGA